One genomic segment of Panicum virgatum strain AP13 chromosome 2N, P.virgatum_v5, whole genome shotgun sequence includes these proteins:
- the LOC120660554 gene encoding uncharacterized protein LOC120660554 codes for MGKLARLVDGIKEKLAGAGAGAGGKASKAVCYDKVDKTESMRVEIRSRRARQLIAENLAAADDIAGCRPRAGAGGGKKKNKKKRFFGF; via the coding sequence ATGGGGAAGCTGGCGAGGCTGGTGGACGGCATCAAGGAGAagctggccggcgccggcgccggcgccgggggcaAGGCCAGCAAGGCGGTGTGCTACGACAAGGTGGACAAGACGGAGAGCATGAGGGTGGAGATCAggagccgccgcgcgcgccagctCATCGCCGagaacctcgccgccgccgacgacatcGCGGGGTGCCGCCCccgggccggcgccggcgggggcaagaagaagaacaagaagaagcggTTCTTCGGCTTCTGA
- the LOC120660553 gene encoding protein CHAPERONE-LIKE PROTEIN OF POR1, chloroplastic-like: MQATAAVFLARPHPRLLRIGRWGPDGIALVRGGIVALPPRLRGPRCSMSLSVGGGAGASEDRGFSYEHVPVFPRYRIRDPYKLLGVDRDASEEEIRSARNFLIQQYAGHEPSEEAIEGAYEKIIMKSYQQRKKTKINLKTKLKKRVEESPSWVKALLGYFEVPSMDIISRRLFFFAFIAGWSIATSAENGPAFQLAISLFSCIYFLNDKMKNLLRASTTGFGVLVGGWIVGSLLVPLIPTFMIPPSWSLELLTSLVAYVFLFLGCTFLK, encoded by the exons ATGCAGGCCACGGCGGCGGTCTTCCTCGCCCGCCCGCACCCGCGGCTCCTCCG CATCGGAAGATGGGGCCCGGATGGCATTGCGTTGGTGCGCGGCGGCATCgtcgcgctgccgccgcggctgcgGGGCCCGCGGTGCTCCATGAGCCTCTCCGTcggcggtggtgccggcgcCAGCGAAGACCGCGGGTTCAGCTACG AGCATGTTCCAGTGTTCCCAAGATACCGAATTCGTGATCCCTACAAGCTTCTTGGTGTTGATCGTGACGCATCTGAAGAAGAGATCCGAAGTGCAAGGAATTTTCTTATTCAACAATATGCTGGGCATGAACCGAGTGAAGAAGCTATTGAAGGCGCTTATGAAAAGATAATTATGAAGAGCTACCAGCAGCGGAAGAAGACAAAAATCAATCTGAAAACCAAGTTAAAGAAGCGAGTAGAGGAATCCCCATCATGGGTCAAGGCACTTCTTGGTTACTTTGAGGTTCCATCAATGGATATTATTTCCAGAAGATTGTTCTTCTTTGCTTTCATTGCTGGGTGGAGCATAGCAACTTCTGCTGAGAATGGACCTGCATTCCAG CTCGCGATATCACTCTTCTCATGCATATACTTCCTCAACGACAAGATGAAGAACCTCCTCAGGGCATCAACCACCGG GTTTGGAGTACTTGTTGGCGGCTGGATTGTTGGCTCTCTATTGGTCCCACTGATCCCGACATTCATGATCCCTCCTTCATGGTCCCTAGAGCTTCTCACCTCGCTGGTTGCTTACGTTTTCTTGTTCCTGGGATGCACATTCCTCAAATAG